Proteins encoded within one genomic window of Eleutherodactylus coqui strain aEleCoq1 chromosome 1, aEleCoq1.hap1, whole genome shotgun sequence:
- the LOC136607588 gene encoding uncharacterized protein yields the protein MALFTKAWESVGFLQTINSVVLGLVAQINDSATTEEIEFVKKTLESTDRQLAVGKGLMRDCDVTRCEDDIIIVYQQLAAVVRAGKSYKAKEKEVFIQYVYDYKIDRQLNALYNRLLGISVMADHITLLQQVIRDHHPRRWEMIAFCQQANFVLATGLLCLFVHGSLTGRDTQLMMSRWTDKMSALYKRMEDTSRDCAAYFKEQAQEDVEKYLPRNESLTDEEKAMGILKVLEKNYDWLRWAVMVSHSAPGKERDVLVNGSYISVRGDCGTQVVLSYSENPVSLDKGKINQLIGELEWKIPNPPPDVYANIEADPGYAKRYLAQRMLQKLSEGLSKGVTIHTVPGKLEMSGNFPPASCVLYEYKHRMAAGTVCIFG from the coding sequence ATGGCTCTATTCACCAAGGCGTGGGAATCGGTGGGATTTCTGCAAACGATCAACTCCGTGGTTTTGGGACTTGTCGCTCAGATCAATGACTCCGCAACGACAGAAGAAATCGAATTCGTCAAGAAGACCTTGGAGTCTACTGACCGTCAATTGGCCGTTGGAAAGGGCTTGATGAGAGATTGTGATGTCACCAGATGTgaagatgacatcatcattgtGTACCAGCAGCTGGCTGCTGTTGTCCGGGCCGGAAAGTCATACAAAGCCAAAGAGAAGGAGGTGTTCATCCAATACGTGTACGACTACAAGATTGATAGACAGCTGAATGCTCTGTACAACCGGCTCCTCGGCATCTCTGTCATGGCAGACCATATCACTCTCCTACAGCAGGTCATCAGAGACCACCACCCACGCCGCTGGGAGATGATCGCTTTCTGCCAGCAGGCCAACTTTGTACTGGCCACTGGCTTGCTTTGCCTTTTTGTCCATGGATCTCTAACAGGAAGAGACACCCAACTCATGATGAGCCGCTGGACAGACAAAATGTCTGCTCTGTATAAGAGAATGGAGGACACCTCTCGAGACTGTGCTGCATACTTCAAGGAGCAAGCCCAGGAGGATGTGGAGAAGTATCTGCCCCGCAATGAGTCACTAACGGATGAGGAAAAAGCAATGGGCATATTAAAGGTGCTGGAGAAGAATTATGACTGGCTGCGCTGGGCGGTGATGGTCTCTCACTCTGCGCCGGGGAAGGAAAGAGACGTCTTAGTGAACGGGAGCTACATCTCCGTTAGGGGGGATTGTGGTACTCAGGTGGTGCTGAGTTATAGTGAGAACCCCGTGTCCCTGGACAAGGGAAAGATTAACCAACTGATAGGAGAGCTGGAGTGGAAAATCCCAAACCCACCGCCCGATGTCTATGCCAACATTGAGGCCGATCCCGGATATGCCAAGAGATACCTTGCCCAGCGTATGCTCCAAAAGTTGTCAGAAGGCCTCAGCAAGGGAGTCACCATACACACCGTGCCAGGCAAACTGGAGATGAGCGGCAATTTCCCCCCGGCCTCCTGTGTCTTGTACGAGTATAAGCATCGCATGGCAGCCGGCACAGTCTGCATCTTTGGCTGA